TCGGGCTGGCGGCCTTGAGCGCGAGCTTCGTCGTAGAGCGATTGTCCTGGTACCAGCCGATCGCCGCGGCGAACATCCGCTGACCGGTGGGGACGAGCAGGATGCCGACCAGGGTCGCGATGCTCGCCGCCGCGAGCACGAACTGCATGTCGACGAACAGCGAGGCGCCGCTGCCGTCGTGGATGCGCGTCTCGATGCGCTTGGCGAGGAACGGGCCGAGGAAGCTGTTCGAGGTGCGCGAGAAGAGGACGAGGATATTGAACAGCGCGAAGGACATCGCGATCCGCCGCGTCCGCACCCCGGCGATGCGCGCCGCATAAGCCAGCGCACCGATCAGGTTGATGAAGCCGGTGAGCAACAGGATGGTGACGAGGGGGAGGTCGATCATCGCCGGGGATTAGCTGTGCGCGTGCATCATTTCGAGCGAATTCACTCGGGATCGTCGACCGGCATGTCGGCCGCGACGAACCGGCCCGTGTCCGGGTCCCGCTCGAAGGCGCTGCCGACCGGTGCGTCGATCAGGTGCAGCCAGCTGTCGTCGCGGTTCAGCACGGCGCCGAGAGCGACATAGCTGAACGGCGCGTTGCCGCTCTCGATGTCGGACATATCGGGGGGATCGCTCTCGATCCGCCAGCCGCTGTCGGAAAAATTGTCGTCGTCGCGCGGCGGATCGGGCTCTTCGCGATACAGAAATTCGACCTTGCGGCGGCCGTCGAGGATCGCATTATCGACGAAACAGCGGTCCCAATAATCGCGCCGTTCGGGTGTCGGGGGTGGCGGTACGGTGCGATTATCGTCCCACATGATGTCGATGATGTGCTCGCGGTCGAAGCTCACGCGATCGCCGGCCTTCAATTGCGGCATGTCGCCCGGATGATTGTCGAGCGTCCCGGCCAGATGCGCGCCGTCGGCCGCGGTGACGATCACCCACATGCGTTCGACCTCCCATTGGCCGGCGGGGATCGAACGAAACATCAGCTTGACGAGATCGCCGGGTGCGACCGCGAGCAGTTCGTTTTCGGACGGCAGTTCGAAGGTATAGGGCGCATTTTCGGCGACCGGCCGCGGGTCTTCGATCGCGTATCGGCCAAACAGGCGCCGGATCAACGACGGCAGCGCCATGCGCCGTTCAATGCTTTCGCGTCAGCTCGCGCATCGCATCGTCGAGCCCCGCGAGGGTCAGCGGATACATGCGGTCGCTCATCAGCTGTTTGATCAGCTTCACCGACTGGGTGTAGCCCCAATGCGCCTCGGGCACCGGATTGAGCCACACCGCGGCGGGATAGACATGGGTGATGCGCTGGAGCCAGACCGCCCCTGACTCTTCGTTGAAATGTTCGACGCTGCCGCCCGGATGGGTGATTTCATAGGCGCTCATCGACGCGTCGCCGACGAAGATCACCTTATAATCATGGCCATATTTGTGGAGGATGTCCCACATCTGGTGGCGTTCGGACCAGCG
The Sphingopyxis macrogoltabida genome window above contains:
- a CDS encoding immunity protein Imm33 domain-containing protein, whose product is MALPSLIRRLFGRYAIEDPRPVAENAPYTFELPSENELLAVAPGDLVKLMFRSIPAGQWEVERMWVIVTAADGAHLAGTLDNHPGDMPQLKAGDRVSFDREHIIDIMWDDNRTVPPPPTPERRDYWDRCFVDNAILDGRRKVEFLYREEPDPPRDDDNFSDSGWRIESDPPDMSDIESGNAPFSYVALGAVLNRDDSWLHLIDAPVGSAFERDPDTGRFVAADMPVDDPE